The following proteins come from a genomic window of Candidatus Babeliales bacterium:
- a CDS encoding FoF1 ATP synthase subunit gamma, translated as MSKLIQMRNRIQTIETIKKVTDVMRIISMSAHSRLKAKQEPLNDYLNTLIVLLSKIQYVTPSWKHERLIPTTDNTNPLIIVIGSQKGLCGGFNTQLTKFLSEYLLEHPSVHYHFTAIGKKPIDYLINNYPDQLICSFPVITARNFLTIAQEVTDLIMLATPAYTSVTIISNVFKNFFVQKATVTKLIPFNIQQISTEIAPPTEGYLWDESPAEILNTLAVQYIEAQLQHLIFQSLLSEHAARFISMDNSTRNANHLLNSTKLEYNK; from the coding sequence ATGTCAAAACTTATTCAAATGCGCAATCGCATTCAAACGATTGAAACAATAAAAAAAGTCACTGATGTAATGCGTATTATTTCAATGTCAGCGCATTCACGTCTTAAAGCAAAACAAGAACCTTTGAATGATTATCTCAATACACTTATAGTATTACTTTCAAAAATACAATACGTTACGCCCTCATGGAAACATGAGCGACTTATACCAACAACTGATAACACCAACCCTCTCATTATCGTTATCGGATCACAAAAGGGCTTATGTGGAGGATTTAACACACAACTAACTAAATTTTTAAGTGAATATCTCCTCGAACATCCATCCGTTCACTATCATTTTACTGCTATCGGTAAAAAACCTATTGATTATTTAATTAACAATTATCCTGATCAATTAATCTGTTCGTTTCCTGTTATAACCGCTCGTAATTTTTTAACAATAGCACAAGAAGTCACTGATCTTATTATGCTTGCAACACCTGCTTACACATCAGTTACCATAATAAGTAATGTATTTAAAAATTTCTTTGTACAAAAAGCAACTGTAACCAAACTGATTCCATTCAACATACAACAAATATCTACTGAAATAGCACCGCCAACAGAAGGGTATCTGTGGGATGAATCACCAGCAGAAATTTTAAATACACTCGCGGTACAATATATTGAAGCTCAATTACAACATCTCATATTTCAATCATTACTCTCTGAGCATGCCGCGCGATTTATTTCTATGGACAACTCAACGCGTAATGCAAATCATTTATTAAACAGCACTAAATTAGAATATAATAAA